The Streptomyces griseiscabiei genome includes a window with the following:
- a CDS encoding NUDIX hydrolase, producing MTRASRTDGGPDTGHGHHGGRHHEVRRHAWDGRVGLDKSGLPGWLDPVVHAAETVEPLQLSRFLPPENGSGRQSAVLILFGDGTDGPELLLMERAGSLRSHAGQPSFPGGALDPEDGDPGADGPLRAALREAEEETGLDPAGVQLFGVLPKLYIPVSGFVVTPVLGWWHRPTPVRVVDPNETARVFTVPVADLTDPANRATAIHPRGYAGPAFLVESALVWGFTAGVIDRLLHYAGWERPWDREKQVPLDWRS from the coding sequence ATGACACGCGCGAGCCGGACGGACGGCGGCCCGGACACCGGGCACGGGCACCACGGGGGGCGGCACCACGAGGTGCGGCGGCACGCCTGGGACGGACGGGTCGGTCTGGACAAGTCGGGCCTGCCGGGCTGGCTGGACCCGGTGGTGCACGCCGCCGAGACGGTCGAGCCGCTGCAGCTGAGCCGCTTCCTGCCGCCGGAGAACGGCTCGGGACGGCAGTCGGCGGTCCTGATCCTCTTCGGCGACGGCACGGACGGGCCCGAGCTGCTGCTCATGGAGCGCGCCGGCTCGCTCCGGTCGCACGCGGGCCAGCCGTCGTTCCCCGGCGGCGCCCTCGACCCGGAGGACGGCGACCCGGGCGCCGACGGCCCGCTGCGCGCCGCCCTGCGCGAGGCCGAGGAGGAGACCGGCCTCGACCCCGCCGGAGTCCAGCTCTTCGGCGTGCTGCCCAAGCTGTACATCCCGGTCAGCGGCTTCGTCGTCACCCCCGTCCTGGGCTGGTGGCACCGCCCGACACCGGTCCGGGTCGTCGATCCGAACGAGACCGCCCGCGTCTTCACCGTCCCCGTGGCGGATCTCACGGATCCGGCCAACAGAGCCACCGCCATTCACCCCCGCGGCTACGCAGGCCCGGCATTTCTGGTCGAATCAGCCCTTGTGTGGGGCTTCACGGCCGGAGTGATCGACCGTCTGCTGCACTACGCGGGCTGGGAGCGCCCCTGGGACCGGGAGAAGCAGGTCCCGCTCGACTGGCGCTCATGA
- a CDS encoding nucleotidyltransferase domain-containing protein, with protein sequence MAGTGSSRGLDGQGFIEREGAVGRVGDDFRPVVAAARDRVLNVFGDRLHSAYLYGSIPRGTARPGRSDLDLLVVLREEPTGTDRAGARALDETLDREFPQIDGGGTLLAGRDQVLSDLERYDLGWFVACLCTPLLGEDLAADLPRYRPTSLLARETNGDLGLLLPRWRERVAEASGDDAVRALVRGCSRRLVRTGFTLVMPRWNGWTSDLHEMAAAFGEYYPERAAQMRAAAVAGYEPGARVDVLRSYLDDLAPWLAEEYARVHGAKAPRPGDR encoded by the coding sequence ATGGCGGGAACGGGGAGTTCGCGAGGGCTGGACGGGCAGGGGTTCATCGAGCGGGAGGGGGCTGTCGGGCGGGTCGGTGACGACTTCCGGCCGGTGGTCGCGGCGGCCCGGGACCGGGTTCTGAACGTGTTCGGGGATCGGCTGCACAGTGCGTACCTGTACGGGTCGATCCCCCGGGGTACGGCCCGTCCGGGGCGGAGCGACCTCGATCTGCTGGTGGTGTTGCGGGAGGAGCCCACGGGGACGGACCGGGCCGGGGCGCGGGCGCTGGACGAGACCCTGGACCGGGAGTTCCCGCAGATCGACGGGGGCGGGACGCTGCTGGCCGGCCGGGATCAGGTGCTCAGCGACCTGGAACGGTACGACCTGGGCTGGTTCGTGGCCTGTCTGTGCACTCCCCTGCTGGGCGAGGACCTGGCGGCGGACCTGCCCCGCTATCGGCCGACCTCCCTCCTCGCCCGCGAGACCAACGGCGACCTCGGGCTGCTCCTGCCGCGCTGGCGCGAGCGGGTCGCGGAGGCCTCCGGTGACGACGCCGTACGGGCGCTTGTGCGCGGCTGTTCCCGACGTCTCGTCCGCACCGGGTTCACCCTGGTCATGCCCCGCTGGAACGGCTGGACCAGCGATCTGCACGAGATGGCGGCGGCGTTCGGCGAGTACTACCCCGAGCGTGCCGCCCAGATGCGCGCCGCCGCGGTGGCCGGGTACGAGCCGGGCGCTCGCGTCGACGTTCTGCGTTCCTACCTCGACGACCTGGCCCCCTGGCTGGCCGAGGAGTACGCGCGCGTGCACGGCGCCAAGGCGCCCCGTCCTGGGGATCGGTGA
- a CDS encoding MBL fold metallo-hydrolase, producing MTDAAALPGQPRGGVLSGPATARAVNVLAPNASMMTLDGTNTWIVSEPGSDLAVVIDPGPLDDVHLRNVVATAEEAGKRVALTLLTHGHPDHAEGAARFAELTGTNVRALDPALRLGDEGLGAGDVVTVGGLELRVVPTPGHTADSLCFHLPADRAVLTGDTVLGRGTTVVAHPDGRLGDYLDSLRRLRSLTVDDGVHTVLPGHGPVLDDAQGVVEFYLAHRAHRLAQVETAVENGYRTPDQVVAHVYADVDRSLWPAAELSVRAQLEYLTEHGLI from the coding sequence ATGACCGACGCAGCAGCCCTCCCCGGCCAGCCCAGGGGCGGCGTCCTGTCGGGGCCCGCCACCGCGCGCGCGGTCAACGTGCTCGCGCCGAACGCGTCGATGATGACGCTGGACGGGACCAACACCTGGATCGTGTCCGAGCCCGGCTCCGACCTCGCGGTGGTGATCGACCCGGGCCCCCTGGACGACGTCCACCTGCGCAACGTCGTCGCCACGGCGGAGGAGGCCGGCAAGCGGGTCGCGCTGACCCTGCTCACCCACGGGCACCCGGACCACGCGGAGGGCGCCGCCCGCTTCGCCGAGCTGACCGGGACGAACGTACGGGCCCTCGACCCGGCGCTGCGGCTGGGCGACGAAGGGCTCGGCGCGGGCGACGTCGTCACGGTCGGCGGCCTGGAACTCAGGGTCGTCCCCACCCCCGGCCACACCGCCGACTCGCTGTGCTTCCATCTCCCGGCCGACCGCGCCGTCCTGACGGGCGACACCGTCCTGGGGCGCGGTACGACGGTCGTGGCCCACCCCGACGGGCGCCTCGGCGACTACCTCGACTCCCTCCGCCGCCTCAGGTCCCTCACGGTCGACGACGGGGTGCACACCGTCCTGCCCGGTCACGGCCCCGTCCTCGACGACGCCCAGGGAGTCGTCGAGTTCTACCTCGCCCACCGGGCCCACCGGCTCGCCCAGGTCGAGACGGCCGTCGAGAACGGCTACCGCACCCCCGACCAGGTCGTCGCCCATGTCTACGCGGACGTCGACCGCTCCCTGTGGCCCGCCGCGGAACTCTCGGTACGGGCACAGCTGGAGTACCTCACCGAACACGGCCTGATCTGA
- a CDS encoding RidA family protein, whose protein sequence is MSAVEARLAELGLRLPEVVPPLAAYQPAVRSGVYVYTSGQLPMVDGKLPVTGKVGAEVTPEEAKELARTCALNALAAVKSVAGDLDRVARVVKVVGFVASASDFTGQPAVLNGASELLGAVLGDKGVHARSAVGVAVLPLDAPVEVEIQVELTTA, encoded by the coding sequence GTGAGCGCCGTCGAGGCCAGGCTCGCGGAGCTCGGGCTGAGGCTGCCCGAGGTCGTCCCGCCGCTCGCCGCGTACCAGCCGGCCGTCCGCTCCGGCGTGTACGTGTACACCTCCGGACAGCTGCCCATGGTGGACGGCAAGCTGCCCGTCACCGGCAAGGTCGGCGCCGAGGTCACCCCCGAGGAGGCCAAGGAGCTGGCCCGCACCTGCGCGCTGAACGCCCTCGCGGCCGTCAAGTCCGTGGCGGGCGACCTGGACCGCGTCGCGCGCGTGGTGAAGGTCGTCGGCTTCGTCGCCTCGGCCTCCGACTTCACGGGCCAGCCCGCCGTGCTGAACGGCGCGAGCGAGCTCCTGGGTGCCGTCCTCGGCGACAAGGGTGTCCACGCGCGCAGCGCGGTCGGTGTGGCGGTCCTGCCGCTGGACGCTCCGGTCGAGGTGGAGATCCAGGTGGAGCTGACCACCGCGTAG
- a CDS encoding ArsA family ATPase: MSRLQVVSGKGGTGKTTVAAALALALATEGKRTLLVEVEGRQGIAQLFEAEALPYEERKIAVAPGGGEVYALAIDPELALLDYLQMFYKLGSAGRALKKLGAIDFATTIAPGLRDVLLTGKACEAVRRKEKSGRFAYDYVVMDAPPTGRITRFLNVNDEVAGLAKIGPIHNQAQAVMRVLKSPETAVHLVTLLEEMPVQETADGIAELRAAKLPVGRIIVNMVRPEILDADELEYARAVPRTAVAKSLSTAGLGGARRGGTAERLVEPLLAQAEEYAERYTLEHEQRGVLGELDLPLHELPLLAEGMDLAGLYELAKELRQQGIS; encoded by the coding sequence GTGAGCAGGCTCCAGGTCGTCAGCGGCAAGGGCGGGACCGGAAAGACCACGGTCGCCGCCGCACTCGCGCTCGCCCTCGCGACCGAGGGGAAGCGCACCCTCCTGGTCGAGGTCGAGGGCAGACAGGGCATCGCACAGCTCTTCGAGGCGGAGGCACTGCCGTACGAGGAGCGGAAGATCGCGGTGGCTCCCGGGGGCGGGGAGGTGTACGCGCTGGCCATCGACCCCGAACTGGCCCTGTTGGACTACCTCCAGATGTTCTACAAGCTCGGCAGCGCGGGCCGGGCCCTGAAGAAGCTCGGCGCCATCGACTTCGCGACCACCATCGCGCCGGGGCTGCGGGACGTGCTGCTGACCGGCAAGGCCTGCGAGGCGGTGCGCCGCAAGGAGAAGAGCGGGCGGTTCGCGTACGACTACGTGGTGATGGACGCGCCGCCCACCGGACGCATCACCCGCTTCCTGAACGTGAACGACGAGGTGGCGGGGCTCGCGAAGATCGGTCCGATACACAATCAGGCGCAGGCGGTGATGCGGGTCCTGAAGTCGCCGGAGACGGCTGTGCATCTGGTGACGCTGCTGGAGGAGATGCCCGTCCAGGAGACGGCGGACGGCATCGCCGAGCTGCGGGCGGCGAAGCTGCCGGTGGGACGGATCATCGTCAACATGGTGCGGCCGGAGATCCTGGACGCCGACGAGCTGGAGTACGCGCGCGCGGTGCCGCGTACAGCGGTCGCCAAGTCCCTGTCCACGGCGGGTCTGGGCGGCGCGCGGCGCGGCGGCACCGCGGAGCGTCTGGTGGAGCCGCTGCTCGCGCAGGCCGAGGAGTACGCCGAGCGGTACACCCTGGAGCACGAACAGCGGGGCGTCCTGGGCGAGCTGGACCTGCCGTTGCACGAACTGCCGCTGCTCGCCGAGGGAATGGATCTGGCGGGCCTGTACGAACTGGCCAAGGAACTGCGTCAGCAAGGGATCTCATGA
- the nth gene encoding endonuclease III: MVVRRDSAVGEQRLTGANKTAKATKVSDPSAAENPAQKTTAPAKKAASARRAAVPRKAAAKKPASARKAPAADATPAAPATANRSAKSAGSAKPESHTALVRRARRINRELAEVYPYAHPELDFENSFQLIVATVLSAQTTDLRVNQTTPALFAKYPTPEDLAAAEPEVVEEILRPCGFFRAKTKSVIGLSKALVENHGGEVPGRLEDLVKLPGVGRKTAFVVLGNAFGRPGITVDTHFQRLVRRWKWTEATDPDKIEAAIGALFPKSEWTMLSHHVIFHGRRICHARKPACGACPIAPLCPAFGEGETDPEKARKLLKYEKGGFPGQRLKPPQSYLDAGGIPAPPLGAAG; encoded by the coding sequence GTGGTGGTACGGCGTGATTCCGCTGTGGGCGAACAGCGCCTCACGGGAGCGAACAAAACGGCAAAGGCGACGAAGGTGTCCGATCCATCAGCGGCGGAGAACCCCGCCCAGAAGACCACGGCCCCGGCGAAGAAGGCCGCGTCGGCGAGAAGGGCTGCCGTCCCCCGGAAGGCGGCGGCGAAGAAGCCGGCCTCCGCGCGAAAGGCGCCCGCGGCGGACGCGACCCCCGCCGCTCCCGCGACCGCGAATCGGTCCGCCAAGTCCGCAGGATCCGCCAAGCCCGAGTCCCACACCGCCCTGGTCCGCCGGGCCCGCCGTATCAACCGCGAACTCGCCGAGGTGTACCCGTACGCCCACCCGGAGCTGGACTTCGAGAACTCGTTCCAGCTGATCGTCGCGACCGTCCTGTCCGCGCAGACGACCGACCTGAGGGTCAACCAGACGACACCGGCGCTCTTCGCGAAGTACCCGACCCCCGAGGACCTGGCCGCGGCCGAACCCGAGGTGGTCGAGGAGATCCTGCGGCCCTGCGGGTTCTTCCGGGCCAAGACGAAGTCGGTGATAGGGCTGTCGAAGGCCCTGGTGGAGAACCACGGCGGCGAGGTCCCCGGCCGTCTGGAAGACCTCGTCAAGCTGCCCGGAGTCGGCCGCAAGACCGCCTTCGTCGTGCTGGGCAACGCCTTCGGCCGCCCCGGAATCACCGTGGACACCCACTTCCAGCGGCTCGTACGACGCTGGAAGTGGACCGAGGCGACCGACCCGGACAAGATCGAGGCCGCCATCGGCGCGCTCTTCCCGAAGAGCGAGTGGACGATGCTGTCGCACCATGTGATCTTCCACGGCCGCCGTATCTGCCACGCCAGGAAACCGGCCTGCGGCGCCTGCCCCATCGCCCCGCTCTGCCCGGCGTTCGGCGAGGGCGAGACCGACCCGGAGAAGGCCCGGAAGCTGCTGAAGTACGAGAAGGGCGGCTTCCCCGGCCAGCGCCTCAAGCCGCCGCAGTCCTACCTGGACGCGGGCGGCATCCCGGCCCCGCCCCTGGGAGCCGCCGGATGA
- a CDS encoding Crp/Fnr family transcriptional regulator has product MDDVLRRAPLFAALDDEQAAELRASMSEVTLARGDALFHEGDPGDRLYVVTEGKVKLHRASPDGRENMLAVLGPGELIGELSLFDPGPRTATATALTEVKLLGLGHGDLQPWLNARPEVAAALLRAVARRLRKTNDQMSDLVFSDVPGRVARALLDLSRRFGVQSEEGIHVVHDLTQEELAQLVGASRETVNKALADFAQRGWLRLEARAVILLDVERLAKRSR; this is encoded by the coding sequence GTGGACGACGTTCTGCGGCGCGCCCCGCTCTTCGCGGCGCTCGATGACGAGCAGGCCGCGGAGCTCCGCGCCTCCATGAGTGAGGTGACCCTCGCGCGCGGTGACGCTCTCTTCCACGAGGGCGACCCCGGTGACCGCCTCTATGTGGTCACCGAGGGCAAGGTCAAGCTGCACCGCGCGTCGCCCGACGGCCGCGAGAACATGCTGGCCGTGCTCGGCCCCGGCGAGCTGATCGGCGAGCTGTCGCTCTTCGACCCGGGCCCGCGGACGGCGACCGCCACCGCACTGACCGAGGTCAAGCTGCTCGGCCTCGGCCACGGCGACCTCCAGCCGTGGCTGAACGCACGGCCCGAGGTGGCGGCGGCGCTGCTGCGCGCCGTCGCACGGCGGCTGCGCAAGACCAACGACCAGATGTCCGACCTCGTCTTCTCGGACGTGCCCGGACGGGTCGCCCGCGCGCTGCTGGACCTCTCGCGGCGGTTCGGTGTGCAGTCGGAGGAGGGCATCCATGTGGTGCACGACCTCACGCAGGAAGAGCTGGCCCAGTTGGTGGGTGCGTCACGGGAGACCGTGAACAAGGCGCTGGCGGACTTCGCGCAGCGGGGGTGGCTGCGCCTGGAGGCCCGCGCGGTGATCCTGCTGGACGTGGAGCGGCTGGCGAAGCGGTCGCGCTGA
- a CDS encoding DUF4177 domain-containing protein, producing the protein MTKWEYSTVPLLVHATKQILDTWGEDGWELVQVVPGPNNPEQLVAYLKRPKP; encoded by the coding sequence ATGACCAAGTGGGAATACTCAACCGTGCCGCTGCTCGTCCACGCCACGAAGCAGATTCTGGACACCTGGGGCGAGGACGGCTGGGAGCTCGTCCAGGTCGTGCCCGGGCCGAACAACCCCGAGCAGCTGGTGGCCTACCTGAAGCGGCCCAAGCCGTGA
- a CDS encoding ArsA family ATPase, translated as MTPDPAATRDSAPSHDGHRAISAPRLLAVDPLLDDPGTRIVVCCGAGGVGKTTTAAALGVRAAERGRKVVVLTIDPARRLAQSMGIDSLDNTPRRVKGIDGDGELHAMMLDMKRTFDEIVEAHADPDRASAILGNPFYQSLSAGFAGTQEYMAMEKLGQLRARDEWDLIVVDTPPSRSALDFLDAPKRLGSFLDGKLIRVLLAPAKVGGRAGMKFLNVGMSMMTGALGKLLGGQLLKDVQTFVAAMDSMFGGFRTRADATYKLLQAPGTAFLVVAAPERDALREAAYFVERLAAEDMPLAGLVLNRVHGSGAAQLSAERALAAAENLDEPRIVDQVDGKAVRNSPDTYGSSDNPSSPDSPEPSATTAGTQDGSPAPDRTVEQLTAGLLRLHAERMRLLSREQRTRDRFTALHPEVAVAEVAALPGDVHDLSGLRDIGDRLAAIRPELPTSDET; from the coding sequence ATGACTCCGGACCCGGCCGCCACGCGTGATTCGGCCCCCTCCCACGACGGACACCGCGCGATCAGCGCACCCAGGCTCCTCGCGGTCGATCCGCTGCTCGACGACCCCGGCACCCGCATCGTGGTCTGCTGCGGCGCCGGCGGCGTGGGCAAGACGACCACGGCGGCGGCGCTCGGGGTGCGGGCCGCCGAGCGCGGCCGCAAGGTGGTCGTGCTCACCATCGACCCGGCCCGGCGGCTCGCCCAGTCCATGGGCATCGACTCGCTGGACAACACCCCGCGCCGGGTGAAGGGCATCGACGGCGACGGCGAACTGCACGCCATGATGCTCGACATGAAGCGCACGTTCGACGAGATCGTCGAGGCGCACGCGGACCCCGACCGGGCCTCCGCGATCCTCGGCAATCCCTTCTACCAGTCGCTCTCCGCGGGCTTCGCCGGCACCCAGGAGTACATGGCGATGGAGAAGCTGGGCCAGCTGAGGGCCCGGGACGAGTGGGATCTGATCGTCGTCGACACCCCGCCGTCCCGTTCGGCACTGGACTTCCTGGACGCCCCGAAGCGGCTCGGCTCGTTCCTCGACGGCAAGCTGATCCGGGTGCTGCTGGCTCCGGCGAAGGTCGGCGGGCGGGCCGGCATGAAGTTCCTGAACGTCGGCATGTCGATGATGACGGGCGCCCTGGGCAAGCTGCTAGGCGGTCAACTGCTCAAGGACGTCCAGACGTTCGTGGCCGCCATGGACTCCATGTTCGGCGGTTTCCGTACCCGCGCGGACGCCACGTACAAGCTGCTCCAGGCACCCGGCACGGCGTTCCTGGTGGTGGCCGCGCCGGAGCGGGACGCGCTGCGTGAGGCGGCGTACTTCGTGGAGCGGCTGGCGGCCGAGGACATGCCGCTGGCCGGGCTGGTGCTGAACCGCGTCCATGGCAGCGGCGCGGCCCAGCTGTCCGCCGAGCGCGCGCTCGCCGCCGCGGAAAATCTTGACGAGCCCCGCATTGTGGATCAGGTGGACGGGAAAGCAGTTCGTAACTCTCCCGACACGTACGGCAGTTCAGACAATCCAAGCAGTCCGGACAGTCCAGAACCATCCGCAACCACCGCCGGTACCCAGGACGGCTCCCCTGCCCCGGACCGGACGGTGGAACAGCTCACGGCAGGCCTGCTCAGGCTGCATGCCGAGCGGATGCGGCTGCTCTCCCGTGAGCAACGCACGCGTGACCGCTTCACCGCGCTGCATCCCGAGGTGGCCGTGGCCGAAGTGGCCGCGCTGCCCGGTGATGTCCATGACCTCTCAGGTCTGCGGGACATCGGGGACCGGCTCGCGGCCATAAGGCCGGAACTGCCCACCTCCGACGAGACCTGA
- a CDS encoding NUDIX hydrolase: MANGQWYPAEWPDRIRALAAGTLTPVTPRRAATVMLLKDTADTPVVHMLRRRASMAFAGGAYAYPGGGVDPRDDDRHIRWAGPTRAWWASRLGVDEDDAQAIVCAAVRETYEEAGVLLAGPSPDTVIGDTTGDDWEADRAAVAARELSFAEFLERRQLVLRSDLLGAWARWITPEFESRRYDTWFFVAALPQGQRTRNASTEADRTVWIRPGDAADGYDKGELLMMPPTIATLRRLAEYDTAAAALAAAPARDLTPVLARARLENDDVVLSWPGHEEFTKRISAGGGTP, translated from the coding sequence ATGGCAAACGGGCAGTGGTACCCAGCCGAGTGGCCGGACCGCATCCGCGCACTCGCGGCCGGCACGCTGACACCGGTGACCCCCAGGCGGGCCGCCACCGTCATGCTGCTCAAGGACACGGCCGACACCCCGGTCGTGCACATGCTGCGCAGACGCGCCTCCATGGCCTTCGCCGGGGGCGCGTACGCGTATCCGGGCGGCGGCGTCGACCCGCGCGACGACGACCGGCACATCCGCTGGGCGGGCCCCACGCGCGCGTGGTGGGCGTCCCGGCTCGGTGTCGACGAGGACGACGCCCAGGCGATCGTCTGCGCGGCCGTACGGGAGACGTACGAGGAGGCGGGCGTCCTGCTCGCCGGGCCGAGCCCCGACACCGTGATCGGCGACACGACGGGCGACGACTGGGAGGCTGACCGCGCGGCGGTGGCCGCCCGGGAGCTGTCCTTCGCGGAGTTCCTGGAGCGCAGACAGCTGGTCCTGCGGTCCGACCTGCTGGGCGCCTGGGCCCGCTGGATCACCCCTGAGTTCGAGTCCCGCCGCTACGACACCTGGTTCTTCGTGGCCGCCCTCCCGCAGGGCCAGCGCACCCGCAACGCCTCCACGGAGGCCGACCGTACGGTGTGGATCCGCCCCGGGGACGCCGCGGACGGCTACGACAAGGGCGAACTGCTGATGATGCCGCCCACCATCGCGACCCTGCGCCGGCTCGCGGAGTACGACACGGCCGCCGCCGCGCTCGCCGCGGCCCCGGCCCGCGACCTGACCCCCGTCCTCGCCAGGGCCCGCCTGGAGAACGACGACGTGGTCCTCTCCTGGCCCGGCCACGAGGAGTTCACCAAGCGCATATCGGCCGGCGGGGGCACCCCGTGA